tttttaaggtcaggcttgacaaagccctggctgggatgatttggttggggattggtcctgctttgagcagggggttggactagatacctcctgaggtcccttccaaccctgatattctatgattccatgaactACTAACTAttatgtaatctatcatttaaatccccttctgtaccagatgactggaggatagcttacgtgacaccaattttttaaaaaggctccagaggtgatcccaccAATTAGAGGCCACTAAGCGttacttcagtactgggcaaactggagagaggtaaatagcagtgttccccaggggtctgtattggcatcagtgctgttcaacatattcataaatgatctggagaaaggggtaaacagtgaggtggcaaaatttacagatgatacaaaactactcaagataattacgTTCACAGCTGGCTGCGAAGctctacaaagggatctcacaaaactaggtgactgggtaacaaaatgacagttgaaattcaatgttaataaatgcgaagtaatgcacatgggaaaccCTAATCCCAGCTgtaatataaaatgatggggtctaaactagttgttaccactcaagaaagattttggagtcagcgtggatagttctcagaaaacatcccctcaatgtgcagcggAAGTCAAAAAGGCGAACAGAATCTTGGttatcattaagaaaggaatagataataaaactgaaaatatcatattgcctttctATTAATCGACGGTACACCCAGATCTTGAAcgctgcgtgcagttctggtggccccatctcaaactggaattggaaaagtttcagaaaagggcaacaaaaattatgaggggtgtggaacagctgccATCTGAAAACGAATAGTGCAGTGTCACCATacaccatggaacagcttccctatgaggagagattaataagactgggactgttcagcttggaaaagagacgactgaggggggataggattgaggtctataaaatcctgacgggtgtggagaaagtgaataagacaAGAACTAGGAGTCCCCAAATGAaagtaacaggcagcaggtttaaaacaaacaaaaggaagtatttcttcacacaacgcacagtctatctgtggagctcattgccagaggatattgtgaaggccaaaactataacagggttcaaaaagaactggataaattcagggaggatcggtccatcaatggctattagccaggataggcagggatggtgtccccagcctctgttcgccagaagctgggaatgggcaataggggatgggtcacttgatgattccctgttctgttcattccctctggggcacctggcattggccactgtgggaagacaggatactgggccagatggacctttggtctgacctttggtctgaaccagtctggccgttcttatggagAAATGTGGGCTATTTGGAACTACAAATAAGCGGATACATAACTGGTTAAACTACTGCAAACAACGAGTGActgttaatggaaagacattggattggagggaggtccCAAGTGGGGCTCcagagggatctgttctgggtcccgtgttgtttaacatctttatgaatgacctggatgtaggactaGGGAGCAGACTGATCAGAtcttcagatgacacaaagctggggggagtTGCCAACGCTTTGGAGGATGGAGCTAAAATTCTGAGGGACCTCGATAAAATGGAGAACTGGGCTGTAGATGAGACAATGAAATTCACCAAGGACAAATGGAAGTTGCTCCACGTAGGGAAGAAAACCAAATACAGGATGGGGAAGAACTGTCCGGGCAGCAGCACCGCTGAGAAggagctgggagttggggtggatcacaacctcgacaggagtcagcaatgcgatgctgctgcaaagaaaatcaaatgcaatTTCCGGTTGCATTACCAGAGGCAGAGCATGCAAGTCCCGGGAGGTGCCAGTCCCGCTCTGCTCGGCGCTggctaggcctcagctggaggactgtgtccagttttggtcaccaatatgtagaaaggatgcagagaaactggaaaggatccagaggcgagggAGAAAGATGATTAAAGGGATGGAATGCGAACCGGAGGGGCACAGCCTGAAGGAACTGGGCGCggttagtttggaaaagagattgcGGGAGGGGGACATGATCGCGGTTTTCAAATTCTGGAAAGGCTGCCAGAAAGAAgctggagaaaagttgttctctctccccccagagggcaggacaaggggcaacggttcaaactacagcagaacTGATTGAGATTAAATCTCAGGGCAATCTCCCCAGCTGTGAGAGCAGTCCGACAATGGACCAGATGTCCAGGGAGGTcttggaagctccttcactggagggtTTTGAGAGGAGGCTGGACAGCATCTGTCTGGGATGGGTTCGACCCCACAAGTCCTGCACCTtggcaggggttggactaggtaACCCCTGCGGTCCCTTCTCACCCTGTGGGTCTGTGATTCTAGGATTCGCTAAAACATCCTGAGATTTAATGTGAACATCATGACAAACCCCTGTCCCTGAAATTCGCTAATCAATCCGAGATTTGCTCTAAGGATCTGAGATTGGCTTTTAAAATCCACAGATTTGTGCTTTGTCTCCGCACCCCCTTTTTGCGGCCCATTGGgtcattcctccccctcccacacccccccaccctcccctacTTAAAATCTCCTCTCAGCTCCTGAGGGGGGAGCTGCTTCCCTCCTGCAGCacccctgattggctgcccttctCCAGGAGACGGGGCAAGGAGGCAGGgtagccaatcagaggggggTTCCCCCTCTGGGCAAGGATGGAGTTCTGCAGCCTTGGGGCCGGTCACTGTCGCAGTGAGCTGGGCAGGTCTCAGCCTGGATCCCCCGTAGCCCATGCACGGCCCGCCCCGCCAGAGCAAGGTGGGAtgggccctgctccccagggctggaggggcaggggccgGCCCCAAGAGATGCAGCCTCCATCCTCATCCGTGGGGGGCTGCCCTGTCCTCGTGCAGTGTCTAAAAGACCCAGTGGTCTGTTGTCCACAGAGCTCCATGCGGGGCGGGGGTCATGGAGTGAGCACAGCTGGAGAATGGGAGAGAAGTTTGCACGTATGTGCTCCCTCTCATAGAaatatagaatatcagagttggaagggacctcaggaggtcatctggtccaaccccctgctcaaagcaggaccgatccccaattaaatcatcccagccaggcctttttcaagcctgaccttaaaaacttctaaggaaggagattccaccacctccctaggtaacgcattccagtgtttcaccaccctcctagtgaaaaagtttttcctaatatccaacctaaacctcccccactgcaacttgagaccattactcctcgttctgtcacctgctaccattgagaacagtctagacccatcctctttggaaccccctttcaggtagttgaaagcagctatcaaatcctccctcattcttctcctccgcaaactaaacaatcccagttccctcagcctctcctcataagtcatgtgttccagtcccctaatcatttttgttgtcctctgctggactctttccaatttttccacatccttcttgtagtgtggagcccaaaactggacacagtactccagatgaggcctcaccagtgtcaaattgagtggaatgatcacgtccctcaatctgctcgctatgcccctacttatacatcccaaaatgccattggccttcttggcaacaagggcacactgctgactcatatccagcttctcgtccactgtcacccctaggtccttttccgcagaactgctgccgagccattcggtccctagtctgtagcggtgcatgggtttcttccgtcctaagtgcaggactctgcacttgtccttgttgaacctcatcagatttcttttggcccaatcctccaatttgtctaggtccctctgtatcctatccctatcctccagcgtatttacctctcctcccagtttacccTCTGGGGTATCTATAACTGCCCTGTCTGCAATGCCTGCctaccctgccccccaaacctgcCCCCGTGGAGAAGGGGAAACCCCCTGGGGTATCTGAAACTGTAGTAGCAGGATTTTATGTCTGTAatttgtataatttagaatgaaggataaagaataataatacaGCATGTATGATTTGACcatattctgccagccaccctttctgaaagcagGAAGGAATGGCCTAGTGGGCCAttggtaaagatgcatcagccagaatcttttgtctgaagctgatttcaaggcagtaataGATCCGTAGGGTCGccactttgttgtaggtttaaAATGAGCATTTTGAAATAAGTAGAAGTATGCAATGATTGTTTTCTcctgcattgcaatttgatgttcccgttcaaatgttctgtgtaaatcaatCCTGTTTTGTGTGGAATGTGTGTGTTAGAAAAGCGTGAAGGCCGTCACCAgaccagatgttctagggaggAACTGAGGATAGACGTAAAGGTGCCAGAAGATTGCAACACGCCCCTATTGAGATGTCAGAGGAAGGCAGATTGATGACTCTAAAAGATGGGGCAGGAACCTGTTAATGGGGACAAGATAGTTGTGATCAAACCCAGCATGGGGTAACTCCCTGAGAGACGGGTGAAGGAACAAGATGAAGGATGAGGAGAACAAGTTAAGAAAACGAGCACTCGTCAAACGGCgattgattacagcatgacggtgcaaaactcattggtcccaatgaaggagaatcactatataaacagggggccttgccatgaaactttgggttcgtcctgccaagacttccccggagCATCGTGTCGCAACCGACAGAACccggctcctccctccccttgatcaacctagctggccactagattggtccatactctggactggtaactatgactttaactataacatcgactggtgggacagtttgggtgtgggagggggtatgttTGATTAAAAGCATACGCTAATTGTTGTATGTCCAATAAACGCAGCgtgttgccttttcccctgaaaaagattctatgtgcttcttataagcaaaACATAACTGCCCCCTCTGCAAtgcctgccctcctttccctccaaAATGACCCCCATGGGGAAGGGGCAAGTTCCATTTCCCACCATCCCTCTGCTGCCCTCAGTTGCTCTCAGGAAGGAGGCTGAGAGATGAGAGCTGGGGAACCCCCTGCTGTACGTGGCCCCCTGAGCCGACGCCTCCAGTGTTGTGCCCAGGGTGGGGAAGACCTGGGGTGGGACCCTGCTCGGgcttgaggggcaccggcagagctgtgggggcggggagcccagggctgggataataAAGGGCTGCGTGTCAAGATTAAGGGGCACCCCAGTCTCCACAGACCATccagctccctcccgcaccctagtTCCACTCACCCCTACACCTGCAGTGTGGGGGCCCAGCACCCGGCTCTCCTACCGTGCAGCCTGGATTCCTCATGGTTTGTGACTCGGAGCCTCGGGAAGTGGCATGCATAGGAATGTGAGCGCAGAAGTAAGCGCTAGTGGGGGCCGTTGCAGGGAGATGCTGTCTCAGAAACCCCAGCACCAGCATCCTGCCGACTTCCTctccctctggctggggctgcctgTGGCTTCCTTGCAACAGAGGCAGGCTGCATCTTGCTTGTGGGGctggcaatagaacccaggagtccgggtctCTGAGCCCTTTTACAgctcactctcctcccagagctgggatacaGCCCAGGAGTCGTGAttacctgcctccagcccccactctaatgcactagaccctgctccctaCCCAGAGcgagggacagaacccaggagtcctggtgtgacattgcactccatatgtttatggaaatatgcttatgcgtgtgaatataatgtaactggactatgctttatgcaaaagatctcttgtaaggtatcattacaaagtttataatctgctgagtgtggtcatcctatttgtatgaatgtgtcattcttgtatctgaagctagaaatatgaagtattactctgaagtcctattgtaattatgcaaaatgtgggccattaatggtggtttagaatcttgatggctcccactgaccAGGAAacttggttgtaaatggctctgtttacctgtAAGCCATCCTGTGAGTCAGAccagaaagaatggaggcttggggggtctcacaggacatgtgaccctGTCACCTGGTACtcgaatccatcttaaacctggtgcctttccatttagaaggaggggtggggacccagagagaaaaAGGTTCCTGCCTTGTTCCAAAACCATaagagggggtggaacagaacaaagggggctgcaatcatgagaactactagttaccacctgagctggaactaacaaggactgtaccaggggagaGGATTAGGcctagactaggaaggagtctggtctgtgaaagaagcttctTGGAACATCtcagagggtgagatttacctgtattcagtttcttaaatgtattaggcttagacttatgtgttttgttttattttgcttggtgacttactttgttctgtctgttatttcttgaaagcacttaaatcctactttttatacttaataaaatcacttttgtttattaattaaccctgaGCAAGTGATTAATACCtcggggagcaaacagctgtgcatatctctctatcattgTTATAGAggatggacaatttatgagtttaccctgtctAAGCTTTGTACacagtaaaatggatttatttggggtttggatcccattgggagctgggtgtctgggtgctggagataggtgacctatGGAGTAGTTTttggttaaagcctgcagctttgggggcgtggcccAGACCTGGGTCAGGGTTGCAGCaggctggtgtgtctggctcaacaagacagggttctggagtcccaaacagtcagtggaaaacaggctcagaggttcAACAGGCTCaaattcagcacatcaggtgacagtctcgAGGGGGTCTCTGTGACGGAACCCGTCAGAGTGGTGTAGTCGAACAGGCTacgtgcacagctgattgctttgacACAATGGtaaggattttaagtgagttttaagtgtgctggctggagaacagacaaagcGGTTAccagtttattttctgtttgcttattttgggtaAGGGAAATAGGGACAGAAAAGTAAGAGTGAAACTCAGAAGAAGCTAGAACTGCACCAGTTGCAAGTTGttaagaaggaaagagagagccaGCAAGTCCTTGAGTTCAAAGACAAAGAACTTGAGGCCCAGAAACCGAGTCAAATCAAAGTACAAAAAGCTGCCCACCAGCTAGATCTGGAGTTAAAAGACAGAGAAATGCAGGCCCAAATTGAgacccagaagcatgaactggctgtaATGGAGTGGAAGAGGTGCACAGAGACCTGTATCCCAgtcataaatatagagggaaGAGTAGcctaaaatccctccttggcagctgtactaaATTACCTTACCTGTAAGGGGATAAACAGTTCCATAACCTagttagcacctgaccaaaaggaccaatgaggaaagaagatactctCAAATcgggggaggtgggggcggggagaaggatTTGTTTGTGGCTCTCTTTTTAGTTCCctctcaggacagagagagaagccaagcaggtacaacatctcctgaaaagatACCTGGAATATGCTatgtaaaattacagaaattgtaagtaaggcaaggaaatgcattaggttatcttttgttttagcttgtgaattttcctatgctacaaaggtagttttattcctgtttttgtaactgtgaaacTGAGCCAGACGGGAATCCTTTatgtttaaatctttttattaccctgtaaagttaccttccatcctgattttgcaggtgtgattcttttactttttctttataaatgttcttcttttaagaacctgtaTGATTTcggtgtcctgaagacaaagggtctggtctgtgctcacattgggaactgggtgctggagacaggtgacttgctgagctgtttttggttaaagtctgcagctttgggggtgtggagcagacccggatctgtgttgcagcaggctagcgtgtctggctcaacaaggcagggttctggagtcccaagccagcagggaaaacaggctcagaggtaacttcagcacatcaggtgacagtcccaaggggatctctgtgaccgaacctgtcacacctGGCTCTGAAACCCTCTACACCCCagtctcctcccagagctgtggatggaacccaggaatcctggctacCTGCCTCCCATCCCAGCTCTATCCCTTTATTATTGCTTTTTGCAGTCCTACAATAATATTTGAACGCTAGCAGCTCACACCTCTTATCGTATTGAACACGCTGCAGACACTAATCACTCACCCCGAGCTGAGATGCACCCGCCTccggggtggggcagctggggaacagccgcacagCGACACTGTCCAGGGTTGCTCACCTGGAGCTGAGATGCGtccgcctctggggtggggcggctgggaACAGCGCACTGGAACCGCAGATGCCCGGTTAGGACGGCTAGCGAATCCCAACTCCAGTGGGAAGAGCCGGGTGCGTGCGGAGACCTGCCTGGCAGGGAGCGGGTGCGAGTGTCAGGGCGAGCGTTGGGGTGAGATGTGAGATTTCAAGACAGGAAGGGGAAGTCAgtttgtgaatctggccctagCACGTCTTGCACAAGCTGGTTCCAGTGGCTGGAAATCTCGGTGCCATCGATGCAAGACGGAGATTGTCACAGACACAGGCCAGCTCCCACAGACAGCTGGCTTCTGGCCCCCACGTGGGAGgactggctgggggtgggaggaatggggcatggggcctttcccctctagggggcgctggctccgaTCTGCCCCAGGGTGGGACACTGGCTGGCTCCACGGTGTGGGAATGGGACCCGGGGTCCTTCCCCGCTACGGTCTCTCAGCAGGGGACACACCAGCAGATTGGAGCTGGTCCACTGAGCGCAGATGTCTGCTTTCTGTCTCTCGGTTCCTCAAACACCTCACGGGTCACTGAGTCTGGGGATTCCCTTGTGAATTCTCGGCTGGATCAGGAGAGGCAGCTGGATTCCACGGCCCGCCACAGACTCCGTCCTTCGACTTAAGAGGTGAGACACAGCTCTGAATCTGGCCTGGGTCCTGGGGGCTGTTTACACAGGGACCTCTCCCCAGCGCTGAGATgtggctgcctctggggtggggctcggggGCTGTTTATACAAGGACTCCTTGCCTGGTGTTGAGATACACAAGGGTTTGGGAGAAATCTATAACTAAAAGAAACACACGAACCCCTAGGGGCATTGGGACCAGCCCCAACGGCTGGGCCCTTCTGAGTCTCCCACCCCAGCCAGACCTTGgcccgctctgccccaggtcagTGGCACGTCAGCTCTGCCCCCCTGCGTGTGGGCACCGGCGGCTGTGCTGGGAAGCTGGTTGCTGAGCGGATCTTGCACAACAGGAAGTTTCCAATGGGTGAGTTGACTCCATCGGCGAGAGCCGcaagtgtgacgaagtggggttttttgttttgttttttcagtggcTTGCATGCAGAGGgtgtgggactcagtttccctgggtgttactggtttaacgaggtggtgggagagggagtttgttggtACAGAGGgcccaatggcctggagaatggataccccagcgactggtgacctgATAAGTGGGAGGCCGAGCTCGGGAGTCACAGCTGGTTCTGGCCAgcgggaggacaatgggctgcggggagaggaccccggtgacctgaccagccggtTCCAGacagaggggaaacaaaggacggatgagaggagaggctgggagaagagggggcCAGGCAGCCTGTCTACCTGGGACAGAAGACACAGGACAGAGGTGGGGCTTGGGTGATGGTGAtgtcagatgcccagctggaagGAGGGGGTCTCTGGGCTAGGAGGAGAGAGCAGCCAGAGCCCACCTGGAGGTGGGACAGATCTAGATGTAGGGTGCTGaaggaggccaggcctgaggccctgagagtttcctgtgctgggttcagacaCTCAATAAACCCCCCTGTGTtaagctggctgagagtcgctccagGCTAGAGAACAGGGGGCATTATTCCCTCGGGGAGTGGAGGTcccgggggtccagagcgagtggactccctgagtgGGTCCATGGCGAGAGACAGGTGTGCTGaagctcagagaggtgcggttccaggaaGTGGAGTGGCttgacccccgagaagggctgtcgcactgaaGGGGTTTCCTCCCAGGGACCATACGGAGCCGAGAGAGAGCTCGAgtcctgtgagtccgtgacaacTGGTCCCATTGAACAGTGGGGCGCAGCTGCTTGGACATAGGTCCCCAGccagggggggaaggagagagcccGGGGCAGATTCCTGCTGGGACTGTGGCTGCCAGGTCTAGGGGGTTAGAACTTGCAGTcattatctgtctgtctatccctatACACCCCCTCTATCAATCGATCTATCTATGGACCTATCTATCGATCGATCGATCTCTGTTAATAattaaaatatccatttttttCTGTACCCTGAAGATATTTTAAATCATGGGAGGTGGGCCTGGTAATTGAAAAATTTGGGATTTTGTTGTGTGAAAAATTCCTAGCCAATGAATTTTTTCCAGTGACCATTTGTTTTAAACGGCCGACgtctctgtgaaacattttgaaaaccgcAAAGTCTcgctgtgattattttttaagaaacagaagatttccacaaaacatttattttaaaaaacaaccaaaatttTGTGCAGtaattttaatacaaacaaaacatgATCTATTTTATATAATAATGTTAAT
The sequence above is a segment of the Chelonia mydas isolate rCheMyd1 chromosome 24, rCheMyd1.pri.v2, whole genome shotgun sequence genome. Coding sequences within it:
- the LOC119564092 gene encoding uncharacterized protein LOC119564092 isoform X2; translated protein: MQRVWDSVSLGVTGLTRWWEREFVGTEGPMAWRMDTPATGDLISGRPSSGVTAGSGQREDNGLRGEDPGDLTSRFQTEGKQRTDERRGWEKRGPGSLSTWDRRHRTEDSSTFRPQTTPGLERGSVLIHGANGRLLGENHRCRHPLQGVVGGGVGPLLVAGGPGEGLWTPLC